A DNA window from Pseudodesulfovibrio thermohalotolerans contains the following coding sequences:
- a CDS encoding TIGR00341 family protein: MALRVIEIVTPRKDKEEVAKSLEERQSDEGYVFWGSPLDDGESLSFRVVLDVRETEDVLDKLENLFAWTDKYRIVVYPAEATLPRLDPLTKEEEAKKSGDQFQEEEAKGNGNGRISREELYADVLDTTLLSRHYAMLVLFSSLVGIIGLMRGNVAIIIGAMVLAPLLGPNVGLALATTLGDRKLTWESIKTLAVGVVLCFALSAGAGLLLGLPDPSEELMSRSVTEFSDIVLAMVSGAAGIITVTLGVPTSLVGVMVALSLLPPLIACGLFLGASMLPEAGGAGLLFAVNVICLNLAGVVTFLAQGIRPLSWYEKERAKKATLRAALIWTALLAALVGLMLLQTR; encoded by the coding sequence ATGGCATTGCGCGTCATAGAGATCGTCACCCCCCGCAAGGACAAGGAGGAGGTGGCCAAGTCCCTTGAGGAACGCCAGTCCGACGAGGGCTACGTGTTCTGGGGTTCCCCCCTGGACGACGGCGAGTCCCTGTCCTTCCGCGTGGTCCTGGACGTGCGCGAGACCGAGGACGTCCTGGACAAGCTGGAGAACCTCTTCGCCTGGACCGACAAGTACCGGATCGTGGTCTACCCGGCCGAGGCGACCCTGCCCCGGCTGGACCCGCTGACCAAGGAAGAGGAGGCGAAGAAGAGCGGGGACCAATTCCAGGAGGAAGAGGCAAAGGGCAACGGCAACGGCCGCATCAGCCGCGAGGAGTTGTATGCCGACGTCCTGGACACGACCCTGCTCTCCCGGCACTACGCCATGCTCGTGCTGTTCTCGTCGCTGGTGGGGATCATCGGCCTCATGCGCGGCAACGTGGCGATCATCATCGGGGCCATGGTCCTGGCCCCGCTGCTCGGCCCCAACGTGGGGCTGGCCCTGGCCACCACCCTGGGGGACAGGAAGCTCACCTGGGAGTCCATCAAGACCCTGGCCGTGGGCGTGGTTTTGTGCTTCGCGCTGTCCGCCGGAGCCGGGCTGCTGCTCGGCCTGCCCGACCCGTCCGAAGAGCTGATGAGCCGCAGCGTGACCGAATTTTCCGACATCGTCCTGGCCATGGTCTCGGGCGCGGCCGGGATCATCACCGTGACCCTGGGCGTGCCCACCTCCCTGGTGGGGGTTATGGTCGCCCTGTCCCTGCTCCCGCCGCTCATCGCCTGCGGCCTGTTCCTGGGCGCGTCCATGCTCCCGGAGGCGGGCGGCGCGGGGCTGCTCTTCGCGGTCAACGTCATCTGCCTGAACCTGGCGGGCGTGGTCACCTTCCTGGCCCAGGGCATCCGTCCCCTTTCCTGGTATGAAAAAGAGCGCGCCAAGAAGGCCACCCTGCGCGCGGCCCTCATCTGGACCGCGCTGCTGGCCGCCCTGGTCGGGCTGATGCTGTTGCAGACCCGCTAA
- a CDS encoding methyl-accepting chemotaxis protein, which produces MSIKFKILLPTLPLVLLIGCGGYLLLSGQFDELRTSYAEMLVGDAARTLEQNTEEAAVRAQEEAALFSRMPAVIEAFTLAHQGNINDESDPVVQSAREGLRQALASTMAGYSETLGDKLQLHFHLPNARSLARMWREKQAKRNGKWVDISDDISSFRKTVIDVNRDGQPRRGIEPGRGGFAIRGLVAVKDAAGNRLGSVEVLKSYGDVFKLFQDEAGSYYTLYMSSSLLPTTTNLQDPAKYPLVDDAFVRVAGKENAQLDGAVTADMLRKAEDGRYVTITGDFAVAYLPVKDYQGKNIGVITLARDISLQNSILDSASVLVLILFGLAVVVPLLTLMVVLRYAVFRPLDRIRALAEDVSRGNLAEGEPAASTDEIGSIHRSVSRIPATLSALIDDCEATAREVGRGVIRTRGDATRYEGAYAQLIRSMNRVADTYTATFDSFPFPVFSVDQGHKLLFLNKNAQEIAGRSDHELLGKPCSGVFNTDICDTENCVCTQSMRTRKRSVGSTRGVLDKGTVDIKGYASPLFDEHQNVVGALEVVVDQTDILDSQRKMQRVADRAGRLSERMTTASGQLLDRVEESRQGAEEQSARATETATAMDEMNSTVLEVARNANDAAHNAEQAQAGRDVVVEVASTVGEVRELASTLKANMGELGEQAEGIGKVMTVINDIADQTNLLALNAAIEAARAGDAGRGFAVVADEVRKLAEKTMVATTEVGNAIGAIQGMAQRNVSETDKVARVVETCTSLARDAGDSLQAIVEVSRDSVLQVQGIAAAAEEQSSASEQITKATEEMHGISRNTSEAMAESARACHELASIAKELDGLIGELGSS; this is translated from the coding sequence ATGAGCATCAAATTTAAGATCCTGTTGCCGACCCTTCCGCTGGTCCTTCTGATCGGCTGCGGCGGCTATCTGCTGTTGAGCGGGCAGTTCGACGAGCTGAGGACCTCCTATGCGGAGATGCTGGTCGGCGACGCCGCCAGGACCCTGGAGCAGAACACCGAGGAGGCGGCGGTCCGCGCCCAGGAGGAGGCGGCCCTGTTCAGCCGCATGCCCGCGGTGATCGAGGCCTTCACCCTGGCCCACCAGGGGAACATCAACGACGAGAGCGACCCGGTGGTGCAGTCCGCCCGCGAAGGGCTGCGCCAGGCCCTGGCCTCCACCATGGCGGGGTACAGCGAGACCCTGGGGGACAAGCTCCAGCTGCACTTCCACCTGCCCAACGCGCGCAGCCTGGCCCGCATGTGGCGCGAGAAGCAGGCCAAGCGAAACGGCAAGTGGGTGGACATCTCGGACGACATCTCGAGCTTCCGCAAGACGGTCATCGACGTGAACCGCGACGGCCAGCCCCGCCGGGGCATTGAGCCCGGGCGCGGCGGATTCGCCATCCGCGGCCTGGTGGCGGTCAAGGACGCGGCGGGCAACCGGCTCGGCTCGGTGGAGGTGCTCAAGAGCTACGGCGACGTGTTCAAGCTCTTCCAGGACGAGGCGGGCAGCTACTACACCCTGTACATGAGCAGTTCCCTGCTGCCGACCACGACCAATCTCCAGGACCCGGCCAAGTACCCGCTGGTGGACGACGCCTTTGTCCGCGTGGCGGGCAAGGAGAACGCGCAGCTCGACGGCGCGGTCACGGCGGACATGCTGCGCAAGGCCGAGGACGGCCGGTACGTGACCATCACCGGGGACTTCGCCGTGGCCTACCTGCCGGTCAAGGACTACCAGGGCAAGAACATCGGCGTGATCACCCTGGCCCGCGACATTTCCCTGCAGAACTCCATCCTGGACAGCGCCTCGGTGCTGGTCCTGATCCTCTTCGGCTTGGCCGTGGTGGTGCCGCTGCTGACCCTCATGGTGGTCCTGCGCTACGCCGTGTTCCGGCCCCTGGACCGCATCCGCGCCCTGGCCGAGGACGTCTCGCGCGGCAACCTGGCCGAGGGCGAGCCGGCGGCCTCCACGGACGAGATCGGCTCCATCCACCGCTCGGTGAGCCGCATCCCGGCGACCCTGAGCGCGCTCATCGACGACTGCGAGGCCACGGCCCGCGAGGTGGGACGCGGCGTGATCCGGACGCGCGGCGACGCCACGCGCTACGAGGGGGCCTATGCCCAGCTCATCCGGTCCATGAACCGGGTGGCCGACACCTATACCGCGACCTTCGACTCCTTCCCGTTCCCGGTGTTCTCCGTGGACCAGGGCCACAAGCTGCTCTTCCTGAACAAGAACGCCCAGGAGATCGCGGGCAGGAGCGACCACGAGCTGCTCGGCAAGCCGTGCAGCGGGGTCTTCAACACCGACATCTGCGACACGGAGAACTGTGTCTGCACCCAATCCATGCGGACCCGCAAACGGTCCGTGGGCTCCACCAGAGGGGTCCTGGACAAGGGCACCGTGGACATCAAGGGCTACGCCTCGCCGCTGTTCGACGAGCACCAGAACGTGGTCGGCGCGCTTGAGGTGGTAGTGGACCAGACCGATATCCTCGATTCCCAGCGCAAGATGCAGCGGGTCGCGGACCGGGCCGGTCGGCTCTCGGAGCGCATGACCACCGCCTCGGGCCAGCTCCTTGACCGCGTCGAGGAATCGCGCCAGGGGGCCGAGGAGCAGAGCGCCCGCGCCACCGAGACGGCCACGGCCATGGACGAGATGAACTCCACCGTGTTGGAGGTGGCCCGCAACGCCAACGACGCGGCCCACAACGCCGAGCAGGCCCAGGCCGGACGCGACGTGGTGGTCGAGGTGGCCTCCACCGTCGGCGAGGTCCGGGAACTCGCCTCCACCCTCAAGGCGAACATGGGCGAGCTGGGCGAACAGGCCGAGGGCATCGGCAAGGTCATGACCGTGATCAACGACATCGCGGACCAGACCAACCTGCTGGCGCTCAACGCGGCCATCGAGGCGGCCCGCGCGGGCGACGCCGGGCGCGGCTTCGCCGTGGTCGCGGACGAGGTCCGCAAGCTGGCCGAAAAGACCATGGTCGCCACCACCGAGGTGGGCAACGCCATCGGCGCCATCCAGGGCATGGCCCAGCGCAACGTCAGCGAGACCGACAAGGTGGCCCGCGTGGTCGAGACCTGCACCTCCCTGGCCCGCGACGCGGGCGACTCCCTGCAGGCCATCGTGGAGGTCTCCCGCGACTCCGTGCTCCAGGTCCAGGGCATCGCCGCCGCCGCCGAGGAGCAGTCCTCGGCCTCGGAACAGATCACCAAGGCGACCGAGGAGATGCACGGCATCTCCAGGAACACCAGCGAGGCCATGGCCGAATCCGCCCGCGCCTGCCACGAGCTGGCCTCCATCGCCAAGGAGCTGGACGGCCTGATCGGCGAACTCGGCTCCTCCTAG
- a CDS encoding thermonuclease family protein — protein MANRFLSILLLILLFFTGLSHAFMGKVVGVADGDTITVLAEGNTTIKVRLYGIDAPESRQDFGNKAKQNLTSLVFGKIVDMEPMAQDRYGRTVAHIFVDDQDVCEALVRAGMAWVYLIYCREKPTCDNWLMFEQKVRVAGVGLWASPSPQAPWEWRRGGGVKGDALAPAPKYQAASGTVYHGNISSHVFHRPGCRHYDCKNCVENFEKRKDAIRAGYKPCQICSP, from the coding sequence ATGGCTAATAGATTTCTCTCGATCCTACTCCTAATCCTTCTTTTTTTCACCGGCCTGTCTCACGCTTTCATGGGCAAAGTCGTCGGGGTAGCTGATGGCGATACCATCACGGTGTTGGCCGAAGGGAATACGACCATCAAGGTTCGGCTCTACGGCATCGATGCCCCCGAGAGCAGGCAGGACTTCGGCAACAAAGCCAAGCAGAATCTTACATCGCTGGTATTCGGTAAGATCGTTGACATGGAGCCCATGGCCCAGGACAGGTACGGTCGGACCGTCGCCCACATCTTCGTTGATGACCAAGACGTGTGTGAAGCCCTTGTGCGAGCGGGCATGGCCTGGGTTTACCTCATTTACTGCCGAGAAAAGCCCACATGTGACAACTGGCTTATGTTTGAGCAAAAGGTCAGAGTTGCGGGCGTGGGCCTGTGGGCCAGTCCGTCACCGCAAGCACCTTGGGAGTGGCGACGGGGAGGTGGGGTTAAGGGTGACGCGCTTGCTCCTGCACCCAAATACCAAGCCGCCTCGGGCACTGTGTATCATGGAAACATCAGCAGTCACGTTTTTCACCGGCCTGGATGTCGCCACTACGACTGCAAGAACTGCGTTGAAAACTTCGAGAAGCGCAAGGATGCGATTCGGGCTGGGTACAAACCCTGCCAGATATGCAGCCCCTGA
- a CDS encoding recombinase family protein: MFLFGQHINMLDMSKSNKKKTKAYSYIRMSSKKQLHGDSLRRQLEATHRYVKANGLVLDDDLRDLGVSAYTSANVTEGALGQFLSLVRESKIPCGSVLVVESLDRISRAKVLDAFDVFREIVRAGIKIHTLENGKTYTHENINDNFSDLLICLGIMARANEESERKSERLGAMWDNKHRLAKRGVPIGGLHPAWVEYSADQGKYILIPERAELIKRMFAETITGYGRRMIAMRFNEEKIPTWGRSKNGWSASYVGKIVDERSVLGEYQPYTGGKRQGGKRVPFGDPVHGYWPRVIDEETWLRARAASKRRKLKPDTGGKGKKGFVTNIFRKVARCGLCGCAMRLRTARPKDKYLVCDGRSRGTNCEHASFHQYARIEQALLDGLLREIDLDSIGEEKTIHKPDLQEELKKAQAELAESTRTLDKLVESFGADSIPQVEQRIRDMHEDVRGCKERILDLEDRLAESQVKPSIKKRQSNITALAEKLKNADEEEASRLRGELTAELRRVVRKITFFPDRVAVFEIGGEHTDMPDRTLYYACFCPPPRRVNEKVVWQRFIYKKSVPPESIVAGGPFVKLDGTPAPPEQTHYDWDLEDLQKWIATRSKQL, from the coding sequence TTGTTTTTATTTGGACAACATATTAACATGCTAGACATGTCAAAATCAAACAAGAAAAAAACAAAGGCATACAGCTATATAAGGATGTCGTCAAAAAAACAGCTTCATGGCGACAGCTTGCGAAGGCAACTTGAGGCGACACATAGATACGTGAAAGCCAACGGGCTTGTTCTCGATGATGATCTGCGGGACCTTGGTGTTTCGGCATACACCTCGGCCAACGTCACCGAAGGGGCGCTGGGACAGTTTCTGTCTCTTGTTCGCGAAAGCAAAATCCCATGCGGTTCGGTCCTAGTCGTCGAGTCGTTGGACCGAATTTCCCGCGCCAAGGTTCTGGACGCTTTCGACGTTTTCCGTGAGATCGTCCGCGCGGGCATAAAAATCCATACTCTTGAAAACGGGAAAACATACACTCACGAGAACATCAACGACAATTTCAGTGATCTGCTAATTTGCCTCGGGATCATGGCGAGGGCGAACGAGGAGTCCGAGCGGAAATCCGAACGGCTCGGTGCGATGTGGGACAACAAGCACCGTTTGGCTAAAAGGGGGGTCCCGATCGGCGGTCTCCATCCGGCGTGGGTCGAGTATTCCGCTGACCAGGGCAAATACATCCTGATCCCGGAAAGGGCTGAGTTAATCAAGCGGATGTTCGCGGAGACGATCACCGGGTACGGAAGACGCATGATCGCCATGCGTTTTAACGAAGAGAAGATTCCGACTTGGGGCCGTTCCAAGAATGGTTGGTCGGCTTCATACGTTGGCAAAATCGTCGATGAAAGATCGGTTTTAGGTGAATACCAGCCGTACACTGGTGGTAAACGCCAAGGGGGGAAGCGGGTTCCGTTCGGCGACCCCGTACATGGCTACTGGCCCCGGGTGATTGACGAGGAGACATGGCTTAGGGCAAGGGCTGCTTCCAAGCGGAGGAAATTGAAGCCCGACACGGGAGGGAAGGGGAAAAAGGGGTTTGTGACCAATATTTTCAGGAAAGTCGCTCGTTGCGGATTGTGTGGGTGTGCCATGCGTTTGCGCACTGCCCGTCCCAAAGACAAATATCTCGTTTGTGATGGCCGGAGTCGCGGGACGAACTGTGAACACGCCTCATTCCACCAGTATGCCCGGATTGAACAAGCGCTCCTTGATGGCCTCCTGCGAGAAATCGACCTGGACTCCATCGGCGAGGAAAAGACAATCCATAAGCCGGACCTTCAGGAGGAACTGAAAAAGGCGCAAGCCGAACTAGCGGAAAGCACGAGAACCTTGGACAAGCTAGTCGAGTCTTTCGGGGCCGACTCCATCCCGCAAGTCGAGCAACGCATCCGGGACATGCACGAGGACGTTAGGGGTTGTAAGGAAAGAATCCTAGACCTTGAAGATCGACTTGCAGAAAGCCAGGTAAAGCCGTCTATCAAAAAAAGGCAGTCCAACATCACGGCCTTGGCCGAAAAGTTGAAAAATGCAGATGAAGAAGAAGCGTCAAGACTTCGCGGGGAGTTGACCGCCGAGTTGAGACGGGTTGTCCGCAAAATTACTTTTTTCCCAGATCGGGTAGCTGTTTTTGAAATCGGTGGCGAACATACAGATATGCCTGACAGGACCCTATATTATGCATGTTTCTGTCCACCGCCACGAAGAGTAAATGAAAAGGTCGTCTGGCAAAGATTCATTTATAAAAAATCCGTACCGCCTGAATCCATTGTAGCAGGTGGTCCATTTGTTAAGCTAGATGGAACTCCCGCTCCACCGGAGCAGACACACTATGACTGGGATCTTGAGGACTTGCAAAAGTGGATAGCTACTCGATCAAAGCAACTGTAA
- a CDS encoding magnesium chelatase subunit ChlI family protein: MAVQRYRGKISGPLLDRIDLHVSVPAVPYENLRQTRSEVDSATMRAHILSARSIQAERYKGRHFSLNAELDGAALEEFCSLGEAEHRFLRQAVESLGLSARAYTRVLRISRTIADLAEDNAIRAEHLAEAINYRSMDREGTV, from the coding sequence TTGGCCGTGCAGCGGTATCGGGGCAAGATTTCCGGTCCGCTGCTCGATCGCATCGACCTGCACGTGTCCGTGCCCGCCGTGCCCTACGAAAATCTCCGGCAGACCCGCTCCGAAGTGGACTCCGCCACCATGCGCGCGCACATCCTTTCCGCGCGCAGCATCCAGGCCGAGCGGTACAAAGGCCGACACTTCAGCCTCAACGCCGAACTGGACGGCGCGGCCCTGGAAGAGTTCTGTTCCCTGGGCGAAGCCGAGCACCGCTTCCTGCGGCAGGCCGTGGAAAGTCTGGGCCTCTCCGCCCGCGCTTATACCCGCGTCCTGCGCATATCCCGGACCATCGCCGATCTCGCCGAAGACAACGCCATCCGCGCCGAGCACCTGGCCGAGGCCATCAACTACCGAAGCATGGACCGCGAAGGCACGGTTTGA
- a CDS encoding response regulator, producing the protein MSIVLATTRPDELAAFSKALADKTGQDVDVASSGAATLERVSAKSPALVVIDENLPDHKPLDLVREILMVSAMTLTAVVTSMSEEDFHEAAEGYGVLMALPANPAAQDGTELANRLSGV; encoded by the coding sequence ATGTCCATCGTGCTGGCAACCACCCGCCCGGACGAGCTGGCCGCCTTCTCCAAGGCCCTGGCCGACAAGACCGGACAGGATGTGGACGTGGCTTCCTCCGGAGCCGCGACCCTGGAACGGGTGTCCGCAAAGTCCCCGGCGCTCGTGGTCATCGACGAGAACCTGCCCGACCACAAGCCCCTCGACCTGGTCCGCGAAATCCTCATGGTCTCGGCCATGACCCTCACCGCCGTGGTCACCTCCATGAGCGAAGAGGATTTCCACGAGGCGGCCGAAGGCTACGGGGTTCTCATGGCCCTGCCCGCCAACCCCGCCGCCCAGGACGGAACCGAACTCGCCAACCGCCTGTCCGGCGTCTAG
- a CDS encoding NifB/NifX family molybdenum-iron cluster-binding protein, with protein MNTRIAIPSAAPGGMDASIDAHFGHCAMYTLVDVEDGAVKEVSVVPSCPHVQGGCMAPVNYLADNNVQALISGGMGMRPLMGFNQVGIQVYHGSGAPTVHAAVEAFLHDSLPVFTVEQTCGGGH; from the coding sequence GTGAATACGCGTATCGCAATTCCCTCCGCCGCTCCCGGCGGCATGGACGCCTCCATCGATGCCCACTTCGGCCATTGCGCCATGTACACCCTGGTCGACGTCGAGGACGGCGCAGTGAAAGAGGTCTCCGTGGTCCCGAGCTGCCCCCATGTGCAGGGCGGCTGCATGGCCCCCGTGAACTACCTGGCCGACAACAACGTCCAGGCCCTCATCTCCGGCGGCATGGGTATGCGCCCGCTCATGGGCTTCAACCAGGTCGGCATCCAGGTCTACCACGGCTCCGGCGCACCCACCGTGCACGCCGCCGTCGAGGCGTTCCTGCACGACTCCCTGCCGGTCTTCACTGTTGAACAGACCTGCGGCGGCGGACACTAA
- a CDS encoding ATP-binding protein, with protein MREIVVISGKGGAGKTSIAGAFAHLAENAILCDLDVDAPDLHLLLDPQLKSENAFNSGHEAIIDPARCIGCGQCAELCRFDAVHEAGDVYRVAPMACEGCKVCVALCPEQAIDFPEKHCGQWYVSDTRFGPMVHAQLFPGEENSGRLVTLLKQQARTIAEEKGLDLVLCDGTPGIGCPVISSMAGTDLAVIVTEPTPSGLHDLKRVAELCDRFRTKVAVLVNKWDINPGMTDEIEQWSLGKGYTLAGRFPHDRAVVDAMLDRKVLTETDNPELSETLKTSWAGVLALLDTCN; from the coding sequence ATGCGCGAAATAGTGGTCATCAGCGGCAAGGGCGGCGCGGGCAAGACTTCCATTGCCGGAGCGTTCGCCCATCTCGCGGAAAACGCCATTCTCTGTGATCTCGACGTGGACGCCCCGGACCTGCACCTGCTCCTCGACCCGCAGCTCAAATCCGAAAACGCCTTCAACTCCGGCCACGAGGCGATCATCGACCCGGCCCGCTGCATCGGCTGCGGCCAGTGCGCCGAACTGTGCCGGTTCGACGCCGTGCACGAGGCGGGCGACGTCTACCGCGTCGCGCCCATGGCCTGCGAAGGGTGCAAGGTCTGCGTGGCCCTCTGCCCGGAACAGGCCATCGACTTCCCGGAAAAGCACTGCGGACAATGGTATGTCTCCGACACCCGATTCGGCCCCATGGTCCATGCCCAGCTCTTCCCCGGCGAGGAAAACTCCGGCCGCCTGGTCACCCTGCTCAAGCAGCAGGCCAGGACCATCGCCGAGGAAAAAGGCCTCGACCTGGTGCTCTGCGACGGCACGCCCGGCATAGGCTGCCCGGTCATCAGCTCCATGGCAGGAACCGACCTGGCCGTCATCGTCACCGAGCCCACCCCGTCCGGCCTGCATGACCTCAAGCGCGTGGCCGAACTGTGCGACAGGTTCCGCACCAAGGTGGCCGTGCTCGTCAACAAGTGGGACATCAACCCGGGCATGACCGACGAGATCGAACAGTGGAGTCTCGGCAAGGGCTACACCCTGGCCGGACGGTTCCCGCACGATCGCGCCGTGGTCGACGCCATGCTCGATCGCAAGGTCCTCACCGAGACGGACAACCCGGAGCTTTCCGAAACCCTCAAGACGTCCTGGGCCGGGGTCCTGGCCCTTCTGGATACATGCAATTAA
- a CDS encoding ATP-binding protein yields the protein MIYAVASGKGGTGKTTVSSSLAALWDGPATLVDLDVEEPNLHLFLKPELTDIRKAWIEVPEADESKCTRCRACADLCQFKAITVMADTLLVFPEMCHGCGGCLAVCPEGALFPGRRELGEICRGTAGRHDFVMGRLRVGEAMSPPLMRQIRHLFPGLEKQGDILIDAPPGVSCPAIAAVTDADCIVLVTEPTPFGFHDFKLAWEAFTPLNKPMGAVINRSDLGDATVLDFCRENNIPVWAEIPYSREIAEAYSRGEVIADALRELEQTFVDLREHMRTAAAQGGEPCAK from the coding sequence GTGATCTACGCCGTCGCCAGCGGCAAGGGCGGCACGGGCAAGACCACGGTGTCTTCGTCCCTGGCCGCCCTTTGGGACGGACCCGCCACCCTGGTGGACCTCGATGTGGAGGAACCTAATCTCCACCTCTTCCTCAAGCCCGAGCTGACCGACATCCGCAAGGCCTGGATCGAGGTTCCCGAGGCCGACGAGTCCAAGTGCACCCGATGCCGGGCCTGCGCGGACCTGTGCCAGTTCAAAGCCATCACGGTCATGGCCGACACCCTGCTCGTCTTTCCGGAGATGTGCCACGGGTGCGGCGGCTGCCTGGCCGTGTGCCCCGAAGGCGCGCTCTTCCCGGGCCGCCGCGAACTGGGCGAGATCTGCCGGGGCACGGCCGGAAGGCACGACTTCGTCATGGGTCGGCTGCGCGTGGGCGAGGCCATGAGCCCGCCGCTCATGCGCCAGATCCGCCACCTCTTCCCTGGACTGGAGAAACAGGGAGACATCCTCATCGATGCCCCTCCGGGCGTGAGCTGCCCGGCCATCGCAGCCGTGACCGACGCGGACTGCATCGTCCTCGTCACCGAACCCACGCCCTTCGGATTCCACGACTTCAAGCTCGCCTGGGAAGCCTTCACCCCGCTCAACAAACCCATGGGCGCGGTCATCAACAGGTCCGATCTGGGCGACGCCACCGTGCTGGACTTCTGCCGCGAGAACAACATCCCGGTCTGGGCCGAAATCCCCTACTCCCGGGAAATCGCCGAAGCGTACTCCAGAGGCGAGGTCATCGCGGACGCGCTCAGGGAACTGGAACAAACCTTCGTCGATCTGCGCGAACACATGCGCACTGCGGCAGCCCAGGGAGGCGAACCATGCGCGAAATAG
- a CDS encoding DUF134 domain-containing protein — protein sequence MGRRKIRRTVQQEPEATYYKPQGIPMHELQNATLTLEELEALRLADAQGLTQEEGAQAMGVSRATFGRVLGAARRIVATALAEGHAIRIEGGHYTLAREAWECPKMSRDEQSETLGDDSMPGMDGTGPRGAGGGGRCMGGRGRGMGRGMGMGQGRGMGGQGMGTGPGAGQGRGAATGSGTQQQIKDATMNKIAVTTEGPTLEDRVDPRFGRAGGFAIVDPETMTVVQYVDNGGSQAMAQGAGIQAAENVANAGAKVLLTGYVGPKAFTALQAAGISIGQDVDNMTVREAVEKYMAGQVNMADSPNAQAGGNK from the coding sequence ATGGGAAGACGGAAAATCAGGCGGACCGTGCAACAGGAGCCCGAAGCGACATACTACAAGCCGCAGGGCATCCCAATGCACGAATTGCAAAACGCGACCCTTACCCTGGAAGAGCTGGAGGCGCTTCGGCTGGCCGACGCCCAAGGGCTGACCCAGGAGGAGGGCGCGCAGGCCATGGGCGTATCCAGGGCCACTTTCGGCAGAGTGCTCGGCGCGGCGCGGCGCATTGTGGCCACGGCGCTTGCCGAGGGGCACGCCATCCGCATAGAGGGCGGCCACTACACCCTTGCACGAGAAGCCTGGGAATGCCCCAAAATGTCACGGGACGAACAGTCCGAAACACTTGGAGATGACAGTATGCCAGGAATGGATGGAACCGGACCGCGCGGCGCAGGCGGCGGCGGAAGGTGCATGGGCGGTCGCGGCCGCGGAATGGGCCGTGGAATGGGTATGGGCCAGGGCCGTGGAATGGGCGGCCAGGGCATGGGTACCGGGCCCGGTGCGGGCCAGGGCCGTGGAGCCGCGACAGGCTCCGGAACGCAACAGCAAATCAAGGATGCAACCATGAACAAGATAGCAGTGACCACCGAAGGTCCCACCCTGGAAGACCGCGTCGACCCCCGTTTCGGACGGGCGGGCGGCTTCGCCATTGTGGACCCGGAAACCATGACCGTGGTTCAGTACGTGGACAACGGCGGTTCCCAGGCCATGGCCCAGGGTGCGGGCATCCAGGCCGCCGAGAACGTGGCCAACGCCGGAGCCAAGGTTCTGCTGACCGGCTACGTCGGCCCCAAGGCGTTCACCGCCCTTCAGGCCGCGGGCATCAGCATCGGCCAGGACGTTGACAACATGACCGTGCGCGAAGCGGTCGAAAAATACATGGCGGGCCAGGTCAACATGGCCGACTCCCCCAATGCGCAGGCCGGAGGCAACAAGTGA
- a CDS encoding PACE efflux transporter — protein sequence MRTPADRLRHTILFEVIGLVTCTPLASWALGRDLLRVGVMSMIISLTAMVCNYLFNLAFDHALERLGHPVNVRPPWLRVVHAVLFEASLMLLTVPFVAWWLDLSLWAGFLTEIGFAVFFLVYAYIYNWAYDAFFPMPVASTIETAGD from the coding sequence ATGCGAACTCCTGCGGATCGGCTCCGCCATACCATACTCTTCGAGGTCATCGGTCTCGTCACCTGCACCCCCCTGGCCTCCTGGGCGCTCGGTCGCGACCTGTTGCGCGTGGGCGTCATGTCCATGATAATTTCCCTCACGGCCATGGTCTGCAACTATCTGTTCAACCTGGCTTTCGATCACGCGCTTGAGCGCTTGGGCCATCCGGTGAATGTGCGTCCGCCCTGGCTGCGCGTTGTGCACGCCGTGCTTTTCGAAGCGAGCCTCATGCTGCTGACCGTGCCCTTCGTGGCCTGGTGGCTCGATCTTTCCCTGTGGGCTGGGTTCCTCACGGAAATCGGTTTCGCCGTCTTTTTCCTGGTTTACGCCTATATCTACAACTGGGCATATGACGCGTTTTTCCCCATGCCCGTGGCATCCACAATCGAAACGGCAGGAGACTAG